A window of Rubricoccus marinus contains these coding sequences:
- a CDS encoding TIGR03862 family flavoprotein gives MTTRPQSDPHRTDIRALVIGAGPAGLMAAEVLSEAGVSVVVADQMPTPARKFLMAGKSGLNLTKEDDRFTQTYGAVSPAFARAISAFGLPEVTQWATGLGQEVFVGSTGRVFPVAMKASPLLRAWLGRLDARGVQLRTRWRWTGWRDGRSLFDTPEGPQEIRADVTILAMGGASWRRLGSDGAWAARFPDRVAPFGAANVGLRVEWSAHMARWHGAPIKGVAWHAGELSSRGEAVIAATGLEGGGIYSVSRAVREGAPLAVDLLPDLSPEAIRERLAGLSPKQSLATRLRKALRIEGARAALLNEFGRPFGSDLASTIKALPINHAGLMPMDDAISTSGGLRFSALDGFRLKDHDCVYAAGEMLDWEAPTGGWLITGCLATGRAAALQALADLGVEAGA, from the coding sequence ATGACGACACGACCCCAGAGCGACCCCCACCGGACGGATATCCGGGCGCTCGTCATCGGAGCGGGGCCGGCCGGGCTGATGGCCGCCGAGGTACTATCCGAAGCGGGCGTCTCGGTCGTCGTCGCAGACCAGATGCCGACGCCCGCTCGCAAATTCCTGATGGCGGGCAAGTCCGGCCTCAACCTCACGAAAGAAGACGACCGCTTCACCCAGACGTACGGCGCCGTCTCGCCCGCCTTCGCGCGCGCGATCTCCGCGTTCGGCCTGCCAGAGGTCACGCAGTGGGCCACAGGCCTGGGCCAGGAGGTGTTCGTCGGCTCCACGGGCCGCGTCTTCCCGGTCGCGATGAAGGCGTCGCCGCTGCTGCGCGCGTGGCTGGGGCGGCTGGACGCTCGCGGCGTGCAACTCCGGACGCGGTGGCGGTGGACCGGCTGGCGCGACGGGCGATCCCTCTTCGACACGCCAGAGGGTCCGCAGGAGATCCGCGCCGACGTGACGATTCTCGCGATGGGCGGCGCGAGTTGGCGCCGGCTGGGCAGCGACGGCGCGTGGGCGGCGCGCTTCCCGGACCGGGTCGCGCCGTTCGGGGCGGCCAACGTCGGGCTACGGGTGGAGTGGTCCGCGCACATGGCGCGATGGCACGGTGCCCCCATCAAGGGCGTCGCGTGGCACGCGGGCGAGCTCAGCAGCCGCGGCGAGGCCGTGATCGCGGCCACCGGCCTCGAAGGCGGCGGCATCTACAGCGTCAGCCGCGCCGTCCGCGAGGGCGCGCCTCTGGCGGTGGACCTGCTCCCCGACCTCTCGCCAGAGGCCATCCGGGAGCGTCTGGCCGGGCTGAGCCCGAAGCAGAGCCTCGCGACCCGACTGCGCAAAGCGCTGCGCATCGAAGGCGCGCGCGCGGCGCTCCTCAACGAGTTCGGCCGCCCGTTTGGCTCGGACCTCGCGAGCACCATCAAAGCGCTCCCCATCAACCACGCCGGCCTCATGCCGATGGACGACGCGATCTCGACCTCTGGCGGCCTCCGGTTCAGCGCGCTGGACGGGTTCCGGCTGAAGGACCACGACTGCGTTTACGCCGCTGGCGAGATGCTGGACTGGGAGGCGCCGACGGGCGGCTGGCTCATCACGGGCTGCCTCGCGACCGGCCGCGCGGCGGCGCTGCAGGCGCTGGCGGACCTGGGTGTGGAGGCGGGAGCGTAG